The following coding sequences lie in one Arachis stenosperma cultivar V10309 chromosome 5, arast.V10309.gnm1.PFL2, whole genome shotgun sequence genomic window:
- the LOC130979866 gene encoding phosphoglycerate mutase-like protein AT74H codes for MGALPLQLATRIECCHGHHHIKGTNGNNNDSQRFPEKNHVRSVECIPPRPKRIILVRHGESQGNVDESVYARVPDPKIGLTSKGKAQSEECGRRINDIIQKDGDHNWQLYFYVSPYRRTLETLQSLARPFPRHRIAGFREEPRLREQDFGNFQNREKMRVEKAMRQLYGRFFYRFPNGESAADVYDRITGFRETLRADINIGRFQPPAERHVDMSLVIVSHGLTIRVFLMRWFKWTVAQFEGLHNLHNGNMLVMERGYGGRYSLLMHHDEKELRRFGLTDEMLIDQEWHKYARPADLNYDCPMVNSFFPHLNEEETCNTGEQLSR; via the exons ATGGGTGCGTTGCCTTTGCAACTTGCAACAAGAATAGAGTGCTGCCATGGCCATCACCATATAAAAGGAACAAACGGCAATAATAATGACTCCCAAAGATTCCCAGAGAAGAATCATGTGAGGAGCGTGGAGTGTATTCCTCCGCGGCCAAAGAGAATAATATTAGTTCGGCACGGTGAGAGCCAAGGGAACGTGGACGAGAGCGTGTACGCGAGGGTGCCTGATCCCAAGATTGGACTCACGAGCAAAGGCAAGGCTCAATCGGAGGAATGCGGCCGCCGCATCAACGACATCATCCAGAAAGACGGTGACCACAACTGGCAACTCTACTTCTACGTCTCACCTTATCGGAGGACCCTTGAAACCCTCCAGAGCCTCGCTCGCCCCTTCCCACGCCACAGAATCGCAGGCTTCAGAGAAGAGCCACGCCTCCGAGAGCAAGATTTCGGCAATTTCCAGAACAGAGAGAAGATGAGAGTGGAGAAAGCAATGCGCCAGCTCTATGGTCGTTTCTTTTACCGCTTCCCTAATGGAGAATCTGCCGCAGATGTGTATGATAGAATCACGGGATTCAGAGAAACCCTCAGAGCAGATATTAACATAGGGCGCTTTCAGCCACCTGCGGAACGCCACGTGGACATGAGCTTGGTCATCGTTTCCCACGGTCTAACCATTCGAGTATTTCTTATGAGGTGGTTCAAGTGGACCGTTGCCCAGTTCGAAGGCCTCCATAATTTGCACAACGGTAATATGCTTGTCATGGAAAGAGGTTACGGTGGAAG GTATAGCTTACTGATGCATCACGATGAAAAAGAGCTAAGACGATTTGGATTGACTGATGAGATGCTCATTGATCAGGAGTG GCATAAATATGCAAGGCCTGCTGATCTCAATTACGATTGTCCAATGGTGAATTCCTTCTTTCCCCATCTCAACGAAGAAGAAACATGCAACACTGGTGAGCAACTAAGTAGATAA
- the LOC130980487 gene encoding homeobox protein BEL1 homolog produces MARAVCEEKSREMVSSSGGFCYSGTTMEGLVGDPADMFNNLTSGMDMVGFSKNVDSSNPHMWKALFGKQGPSSRSINNDSSSASFYQQQQVDDDSSWQENRLVVDDSSLRCVFPCEGNERPSQGLSLSLSSTNPSSIGLQSFELRQTTHPQSQPYYAYQNFANNNNKAAASSSSTSAYQGHLMLKNSKYLVPAQDLLNEFCSLAIKHKSNNNNHQHWEDHDSSKKPSPTSIEFVELQKRKTKLLSMLEEVDRRYKNYRIQMKAVVSSFEAVAGNGAATVYTALAQKAMSKYFRNLKDAIMGQIQATRKAMGEKDPVAPGTTKGETPRLKIIDQALRQQRAFQQMSMMESHPWRPQRGLPERSVSVLRAWLFEHFLHPYPSDVDKHILARQTGLSRSQVSNWFINARVRLWKPMVEEMYMEELKEQENMMASSEGADDPDLHLPSSRSEDQKPSVVVGMESDQCASSSMLNNIKNDPKSSHNNQEEECLGRVMDTFGSVELDFSSYTQQQQQQQGFNGVSLTLGLQQHGGSGVSLAFPPPPVSSHHSSLFYATTRDQIMDSCPPSSSSIVHHYSLVDGEPQNLPYRNLMGAQLLHDLAG; encoded by the exons ATGGCTCGAGCAGTGTGCGAAGAGAAATCGAGGGAGATGGTGTCATCATCAGGTGGTTTCTGTTACTCGGGGACGACGATGGAAGGGTTGGTGGGGGACCCTGCAGACATGTTCAACAACCTCACCAGTGGCATGGACATGGTAGGGTTTTCGAAGAATGTTGATAGCAGCAACCCTCACATGTGGAAGGCTTTGTTTGGGAAACAAGGGCCTTCCAGTAGGAGCATCAACAACGATTCTTCTTCAGCCTCCTTCTACCAACAGCAACAGGTTGATGATGATTCATCGTGGCAGGAGAACAGGTTGGTGGTTGACGATTCATCTCTGAGGTGTGTGTTCCCATGTGAAGGAAACGAGAGGCCAAGTCAAGGTCTCTCGCTCTCTCTAAGTTCAACGAATCCCTCATCCATTGGCTTGCAATCTTTTGAGCTCAGACAAACCACTCACCCTCAGTCTCAGCCTTATTATGCATATCAAAATTttgctaataataataataaagctGCAGCTTCCTCCTCATCTACTAGTGCTTATCAAGGACACTTGATGCTCAAGAACTCCAAGTACTTAGTTCCAGCACAGGACCTTCTCAACGAGTTTTGTAGCCTGGCCATAAAGCACAAgtccaacaacaacaaccaccaGCACTGGGAAGATCACGATTCCTCAAAGAAGCCTTCTCCTACCTCTATTGAATTCGTGGAGCTGCAAAAGCGAAAGACCAAACTGCTTTCCATGCTCGAAGAG GTTGACAGGAGATACAAGAACTACCGGATTCAGATGAAGGCGGTGGTGTCTTCCTTTGAGGCGGTGGCTGGGAACGGTGCTGCCACGGTTTACACGGCTTTGGCACagaaagccatgtctaaatatTTCAGGAACTTGAAGGATGCGATAATGGGGCAGATTCAGGCGACAAGAAAGGCCATGGGAGAGAAAGATCCAGTTGCACCAGGCACCACCAAGGGCGAAACCCCGAGGCTGAAGATCATTGACCAAGCTTTGAGGCAGCAAAGGGCATTCCAGCAAATGAGCATGATGGAAAGTCATCCATGGAGACCTCAGCGTGGCCTTCCCGAGCGCTCCGTTTCTGTTCTTCGTGCTTGGCTCTTTGAGCATTTCCTCCATCC TTACCCAAGCGACGTTGATAAACATATTCTAGCCCGCCAAACTGGCCTATCAAGAAGCCAG GTTTCAAACTGGTTTATCAATGCAAGGGTTCGTCTGTGGAAGCCAATGGTGGAGGAAATGTACATGGAGGAATTgaaggaacaagaaaatatgatgGCTTCTTCGGAGGGTGCTGACGACCCGGACCTCCACCTGCCATCATCACGATCGGAGGATCAGAAGCCAAGCGTAGTGGTTGGAATGGAGTCCGATCAGTGTGCGTCATCATCCATGCTCAACAACATAAAAAACGACCCAAAGAGCAGCCATAATAATCaggaagaagaatgcttggggCGAGTGATGGACACGTTTGGATCGGTGGAGCTTGATTTCTCTTCATACAcgcagcagcagcagcaacagcAGGGTTTCAATGGGGTTTCTTTGACTCTAGGGTTACAACAGCACGGTGGAAGCGGGGTGAGCCTGGCGTTCCCTCCTCCTCCGGTGAGCAGTCATCATAGCTCGCTCTTCTACGCAACAACCAGGGATCAGATAATGGACAGCTGTCCACCCTCATCGTCATCTATAGTTCATCACTACTCTCTTGTTGATGGCGAACCACAAAATCTTCCTTACAGGAATCTCATGGGTGCACAGTTGCTTCATGACCTCGCTggctaa